The Maridesulfovibrio salexigens DSM 2638 region AGCTTCGTAAGCTGGGCCGTAAGAACCAAAGCAAAATTTCGGATATTAACGCTTTGCTGCAAGAAAGTTTCAGCGGGGTAAAGGTTATTAAAGCCTTTGCTAACGAAAAGCGTGAAACAGGAAAATTCAAAGAAGAGAACGGTCGTTTGGTCAGGATTGCTATCAAAGAAGTCCTGAACAGTGAGCTTTCCTCCCGTATCATGGAGATTGTCGGGGCCATCGGTATTGGGCTTGTGCTTTGGTACGGCGGTTCGCAGGTAATTGAAGGTCACTCTACACCAGGTACTTTCTTTTCTTTCATTGCCGCGCTGGTAATGCTTTATGAGCCAATCAAGAAAATGAACACCTCTAACCACACCATTCAGCGAGCGCTCGCCGGTGCGGAAAGGGTCTTTGAGATTCTTGATTCTCCGAAAATCAATGTTGAGCAGGGTGGATCCGTAGAGTGGGAACAGGATTTCAAAAAGCTTGAAATTAAAGACCTGACCTTCAGCTATCCTTCGTCCGAAAAAACTGTTCTGGATAATATTAATCTTGATGTTGAAGCAGGGCAGAAGATTGCCATTGTCGGTCCCAGTGGATCTGGCAAAACAACTCTGGTGAATTTGATACCCCGTTTTTACGATGCCACCGAAGGTTCTATTGCAATTAACGGCAGGGCGGTCAGTGAGTATACCTTGAAGTCTCTGCGTTTGAATATCGGTATGGTTTCGCAGGAAACCTTCCTGTTTAATGCTTCTGTACGTGATAACATTGCCTATGTAAGTCAGGATGCTTCTATTGAAGATGTACAGCAGAGTGCAAAGAATGCTTATGCTCATGAGTTTGTTGAAAAGCTTTCCGAAGGTTACGAGACTATGGTCGGTGAACGCGGAGTAAGGCTTTCCGGCGGACAGAAACAGCGTCTGACTATTGCTCGTGCATTGCTCAAGAACCCTCCGCTGCTCATTCTTGATGAGGCCACCAGTGCCCTTGATACCGAAGCGGAACGCATTGTACAGATGGCCCTTGAAAATCTCATGAAAGACAGAACCAGTATTGTTATCGCTCACAGGCTTTCCACTGTACTTTCAGCTGATGTGATCGTGGTCATGGAAAAAGGCAAGATTGTTTCCAAAGGCAGCCATAAGAAGCTTTTGGAAAAATGTCCGCTGTACATCAAGCTTTATAACATGCAGTTTCAGGATAACGCTTAGTTATGAAAATCAAGATTGATCCGGTCATATTCGCACCGCAGGTTGCCTTTCTTTACCGTTGGTGGGTGCGTTCCATGCGTTTTGATATCAGAGGATATGAAAATATCATCGAACCGCACAAACAGGGCAAGCCGCTTATGTTGGCTTTGTGGCATAATGAGCTGTTCAGCCTGATCGGTCTTGGATTTTTGGAAAAATTGCCGTTGGTAACTATGGCTAGCGACAGTAAAGATGGGCAGATCATAACCGAAGTGCTTGAGCGTATCGGCTATGAAGTTGCACGTGGTTCTTCCACTCGCGGCGGATTGAAAGCCATGCTCGGAGTAGCACGGATCATGCGCAAGAAAGGTAAGATCGGCGCTATCACCATGGATGGTCCCAAAGGACCGCGCCATGAAGTAAAGTCCGGAATTCTGGCAATTGCCCAGAAAACAGGGGCTTCTATCATTCCTATGAGGGCTTATCCTTCAAAACCTGTTGTTTTTGAGAAGTCTTGGGACAAATTTGAATTGCCTAAGCCGTTCATGCCATGCAAAGTCTTGTTGGGAGAACCTTTTGAGGTTACCTCGCAAAAGCTTGATGAAGAAATTCTGGCTAGCGAAGCCCGTCGCCTTGAAGCGATCATGGCAAGTATGACGCTGGACTAGTTCTCATTGTTATAGATTTTAAAAGTCGCCCTGTTCCGAATGGAGCAGGGCGACTTTTTGTTTGGTTGAGTTTAGATCGTATTATATTCCGGCAGCATTGCTGAGCCTTTCGATGAGTTTTTCCAGTTCTTGCGCTGTCCTTGCCAATGAAGTGATGGACTTGGCTGATTCCTGCATGTCTGATTTGGTGTCACCTGCCAGCATTTTTAAATCTTCCACACTCTTGTGGATCTGGTCATGAGCTTCAGATTGCTGGTCTGTGGCTTGAGCTATTTTCTCGATTTCAGTAGCGGTATCTACAGACATTCCTGAAATTTCCTGAAATGCCTGCACCGATTTTTCTACCAAATTGCTGGCATGTTCTACCGCTTCAACTGTCTGGTCTGTATTCTCGATATTTGACTGCGCAGACTCTTGGATAGCTTTAATTGCTTCTTCCACTTCCCGTGTCGACTGCATTGTCTTCTCTGCCAGTTTGCGCACTTCATCAGCAACTACCGCGAAGCCTCGTCCGGCTTCACCGGCACGAGCGGCCTCAATTGCAGCGTTTAGTGCCAGCAGGTTAGTCTGGTCGGCAATATCGTTGATTACTCCAATGATTCCGCCGATGGACTGACTCTGTTCACCTAGCTGGTGCATGTTTGCTTTTACCGTGTCGGACAAAGCCTGCAATTGATCTATCGCCACGCTGGTTTCGGTCATGGTCTGCATGCCGTCTTCAGCATGTGCACGGGTTTGCTTGGCTTGATCCGTTGCATTTTCAGCATTGGTTACAGAATTGAGAAGGGTTTGATTCATTTCAGTAATTGCCTGCGATGAGTATTCAATACGGTCAAATTGCTTTTCTGTGTTTGAAGAAACCTGATCAACCTGTGTTTCAATCTCGGATGCACCTTTGGTCAGGTATTTAGAAATAGACTGTGCTTTTTCGGTGATTTCAACCATGACTTTGTGCTGGTCGTTGATCTGTTCTTCCTTTGCTTTCATGTCACTCAGGTCAATAATGATAGCGAATCCGCCAATCAGTTCATTATCCAGATCATAGAGCGGGGCGGCATCAATGCGAACATCGCGGTAGTTATCTTTTTTGGTTTTCAAGCGCCGCTCAATATTAACTATAGGATGCCTTTCATCGAGACAGCGGGTCAGGATTCCTTTCTCTCCTGGAGGAGCCTGCAAAAGGTCCTTCACTGGGCGGCCGATCCAGCTCTCGCAGGATTTACCGCTTTCCAGCAGTTCGCAAAGCGGTTGATTGATGTATGAGATATTGGCTTCAGTATCAGAGATGAGGCAAGGGACTGTCATACCGTCCAGCATACCTTGCGAGAACCCGAGCTTGTTTTTCAGCTCTGCGACCATAACCTGAATTCCATCAGCCAGTTTTTTGATTTCACTTTTAAATTTACCCTCAAGGTTGGCTTTAAAATCTCCGCCGGCAATGGATGTAACGAATATTTCAATTCGTTCAAGGGGACCGAGAATAGATTTGCGCAGAAAAACAAGTGTAACCAGCACAACAAGAATAGCTGTGATTCCAGAAATGATCAGGGCGAAAGTCCTGAGAGTTGTTACAGCTTCAAAGGCTTCTTCCTTGTGAATTTCAGAAATTAGGGCCCAGCGGGTTTTGCCGATTTCAAGAGGAGTGTAGGCGACAAGCTGATCGGTATTGTTAACGTCTTCTATAATGTCTGTATCGCTTTTTCCTTCTAAGGCTAATTTGACTGCTTTGGATTCTACATTTTTTTTGTTTTTGAAAGAACTGCTTACACTGCGGTCTGGGTTAAGCTCAGAATCCGAACGCATCAGTAGGTCCGGACCAACAAGATATGATTCTCCGGTTTTTCCCATACCGGTACGCAGGGTCATGATGGAGTTGATCTCTTTAAGTGGGATTCGTAAGGCCACAACGCCCTGAATATCTCCAGCATGAGAGCGAACAGGGGCGCAAATAAAAGCAATCGGAGCTCCGCCCATGGGCGCGTAGGGTTCGAAGTCTGCAAAAACAATCTGGCCTTTCACTGCCTCTTCAAAAGCCCGGGCGAGGTTGGTGTTTTTATATTTTCCTTTTTTGAGGTCCGCTCCGAGATCTTTTTCTTTTTTTATGGAGAATAGAACCCGTCCATAATCATTGATAAGAATTGCATCATCGTAACCTAGGGTTTCGACGAATGGAATAAACGGGGTTGCCGCGTATTGATGAACTTCCTTATATTCATCCGAAGCAACGTCCAAGGGTTGACCCGGAATTTCATATTCTAAAGCATATTCACCGATCAGGCCTACTGCATTGTATACTTCTTTCACGTTGGAGAAGAGTTTTACTTCGTGAAACCATTTGTTTACGAGATCTTGCAAGTTTTTCTTTTTAGCGTCGCGAACAGACTCTAGCTGTCCGAATGCTTGGGAAGATAATGCATTTGACGCCATGTTAACACTTAAGGTTCCGACAACTATCAGCGGAATCAGGCCGATGGCAACGCAGAATGTAATCAGCTTTAATTTCAGAGACATATAAGACTCCTCCTCGACTTAGTTGGAGGCAACTTATGTTTATAAAGACGACATTGCGATGTCCTGAAGGTTACGTTTGTGTGAATTAATTGCCTTATTTCAGGTAGATGTCTGTATTTCAATAGGGATTATGGGAGATTTGTCACGACGATAGCTTAAATTTATAAATGATTTATTTTAGATTATTTTTTATCTTGAAAAGTTTAATTTAAATGCAATTGACAATCATTTTCGATTAAAATAGTCTCGCTCTCAGTTCATCGCTTACAAATTATGAATAGCTAATGGTGATCCATGAGAAAAATAATTAATTATTTAGATAAAAAAAAAGAACACGATAATAATGTAGCTAGTATGACGGTCCATCAGTTTGCAGAGTCCTTAGGTAATGCAATTGATGCCAAAGACCATTATACCTGCTCACATTCAGAAGAAGTTGCTGTTGTGGCGCAGGCATTGGGTGTACAGCTTGGCTTAAACGACCAAGAATGTGAGCTGCTGCATATTGCCGGGCATCTGCATGATATCGGTAAGATAGGCCTTCCTGATTCAATTCTTAAAAAGGAAGGCCGGTTGACTCTGGAAGAGTATGAAATAGTCAAGAAACATCCGGCAATGGGGGCTGAAATTGTCAAGCCTGTCGCTACAGTCTCGGGACTGAACCGCATTCCCGGTATGATTCTTCATCATCATGAAAGATTCGATGGAGCAGGTTACCCCTATGCCTTAAAAGGTGAAAGGATTCCTTTCGGGGCAAGGGTTATTGCTGTTGCTGATACTCTTTCAGCAATGGCCAGTAATCGCCCATACCGTAAAGCAATAGAGTTCAATAGAATCATTGACGAAATTCAGGCCTGTTCCGGTACTCAGTTCGACCCTGTTGTTGTGGAGGCATTTATGGGGATAACAGATCAGGTTAGAAACTACTTCTTGCAAGGAAGCATTTTTGGTGAAGGACCTGATCCCAGAAGTATTTGTGTAGCAGAACAATCCGTTCTGGTTCATCAATGATGCGTTCCGTTGTGACTGTTCATTTTTATTTCGAGCTTACGAACTCCTATTGAACACGGAAAAGTAAGTATAAAATACATAATGATTACCAGGCTCCAGATTTCAAAGGTCCTGTAGGTGGCAGACATCAGTTCCTGTCCGGCAAATGTAAGTTCCTGAATGGAAATTACAGAGACAATGGAAGAGTCTTTAATCGTTGAGATAAATTGTCCGGCCAGTGGCGGCAGGGACCGCGAAAACGCCTGCGGCAGGATGATATGTACCAGTTGGTTGCGTCTGTTAAAACCAAGAGCAGCAGAAGCCTCCCACTGTTCTTGATCAATGGATTCTATTCCAGCCCGGACAATTTCAGTTATGTATGCCCCCTCAAATAATGCCATAGTCAGCACTCCGGACAGAAATGCCGGAAGCTGTTCAACAGGGCCGAAAAGGGTAGTTAAAATCGGTGAAGTACTATCATCAAGAGAGTACGAAAGCTCGGTTATCCCGGTTGCCTGCATTATTTGATCGCCGAGGAAGAAATAAAAAATAAAGATGAGCACCAGTGGCGGAATATTGCGGACCAGCCCTACATAACTGCTGGAAATCATGCGCAGCAATGGTCTTGGGCTTACTCTCCACATGCCCATTATTGTTCCGGCTACGAGTGCCAGCAGAATAGACCAGAGTGATAGACGCAGGGTGACCAATAGTCCCTGTGTGAGCATGCCCGCTCTCCAGTCTCCCGAGTTGCTATCGTAACGGGCAATATAGTCTGGAATTACGGACCAATCCCAATTGTAGTTAAGGCCTTGGGCAAGATGCCAGAAGGTGAAAAGAACTCCTCCCATGATACATGTCAAAAGCAGAATATCGCGGGAGGAGATTTTGTTTTGTGAATCGAACATTTATAAAATCATTTTATCTGAGTTTCCACGGACTGCTCTTAAACCAGTAATGGTAACGGGTTTTGAGCCATCCGTTAGAATCGCAGATCCTTATCCAGTTATTCAGGTAAGTTAAAAAGTCATGGTCGCCCTTGCGTACAACGAAGCCGCTGGGTTCACGGGCAAATCCTGACGGCAAGGCCAGATACAATTTCTTGGGATATTTTTCAGCAAGCATTTTGGGCAAAGGTTGTGAGAGCATAAGACATGATACTTCACCGTTCAATAAAGCTTGAATGGAAGTTGCTTCATTCTCAAAAACAACAGCCTTAGCCTTAGGGGTATAGTTTTTAACCGCATCTTCAGCAGTTGTGCCGCGCCTGACTCCTATACGAATTTTGGGGCTATTGAAATCTTCCAGTGCTGATAGATGCGGCAGACCAACGTTTGCGTTGTTGTAGTCCGCGCGGGTCATTTTGCCAGTTTTTACATCTTTATTGGCGACAATTGACATTGAATTGAATTCATACGGATCAGAAAAATTGACTTTGAGAATTCGTTCAGGGGTCATATTCATACCGCATATTATGATGTCGAATTTGTTGGCAATCAGGTCGGGAATAATAGTATCCCAATCCGTCTCCACGAAATTCACTTGCACGCCCATATCTGAAGCAAGTCGCTTGGCTACATCGATTTCAAATCCAATATACTCACCATTTTGATCCTTCATGACCCATGGTTCGAAGATTGAAATTCCAACATTGAGGCTTTTACGCTGGAGAATTTTACCAAAGGTGTCCCCTTTTGAATAATCTCGCCCAATGTCATCAGCTAAAGCCGGGAAAGCAAGACTGATTGCTAGAATTGCCACTGCAACACTTACACTGAGATTTCTCCATAATTTCATCGTAACCTCCGATGTTTTAAATACGCTTTTTCTCCTCGAGAGATGTTGCTGTCATAGTCGAAAAGAAAGCATAATTTAGAATGGGTCATCATCATTGTAAGATATATTTTAAAATACTGAAAGTGGTCTATAAAAAAGACACATATGTCGCTTTTAGAATCGTTAAAGTGATGTAAAACACTATAAAACAACTTCTCTCACGACATTTGTGTCATGAGAGAAGTTTGTTTGCATGTCTTATGTGGTGTTTTTATTCTACCTGCGACTTCCAGTCTTCAGTTTTGAACCAGTAGTTATAGCGGGCTTCAAGCCAGCCTTCGGAGTTGCAGACCCTGATCCAGTTATTCAGATAGTTAAGGAAGTCAGGATCACCTTTGCGAACTGCGAAGCCGATGGGTTCACTGGTGAAATCTGCTTGCAGGGGCAGGTAAAGCTTGCCGGGATATTTTTTGGCAAGGGTTTCGGGCAGAGGGTTGGAGGCTACGAGACAGGCAGCCTTTCCATTGAGCAATTCCTGAATAGATGCTGCTTCATCATTGAATTTAAGGATTTTTGCTTTAGGAAGGAAGTTTTTAGCTGCTTTTTCAGCTGTGGTGCCGAGACGTACGGACACACGGGTCTCAGCGTTATTAAAGTCAGCCAGCGAAGATTTTCCGGCAGCCACATCTTTATTGGCAACGATGGACATTCCGCTGAATTCATAAGGATCGGAAAAATTGACCTTGAGATTGCGTTTAGGGGTGATGCCCATGCCGCCGATAATTATATCGAATTTACCGGTGAGAAGGGCAGGGATAATGCCGTCCCATTTGGTGGGAATGAAGCGTACTTTCACACCCATATCCGAGGCCAGACGTTTTGCTACATCGATCTCAAAACCGATAAACTCGCCATTTTTACCTTTCATAGCCCATGGCTTGAATGTGGAAAAGCCAACTCTCAGAGTTTCACGTTTAAGGACTTTTTCAAGGGTGCTGTCCTGCGAAAGATTTTGTCTTGCATCTCCGGCCCAGACGGCGGAAGAGAGTCCCATAATCAGGATCGCGGTAGTAATACCAACGGTAACGGTTCTCCATAAGGTCATTTTTTCCTCCAGATAGTTAATACTTGAATTACCATTCGCTTTTGAACTTGCGGGCGGTTTTGTCCAATACCCAAGAGAGCAAAAGCGTAATCGAAAGATATACGGCTGCAACAATAAACCATATCTCAAAAGTTAGGAAGGTTTCAGATATTATTGATTGCCCCTGCATGGTCAGGTCGTAGATGGCGACCGTGCTGACCAGTGCTGAATCTTTAACAAGGGCAATAGCCTGTCCTGCAAGGGGAGGGGCGATACGTGGTACAGCCTGTGGAAGAATCACATTTATATAGGCGAATTTCTTGTCGCCCCCTAAGCTGAAGGCTGCTTCCCACTGCCCCCGGTCGATGGAAGTTATCCCGGCCCTGAAAATCTCAGATGCATAGGCTCCTTCAAAAAGACTGAGAGCGATAACTGATGCCCAGAATCCGTTAATGCCGATAATGGGAGCAGCTACAAAGTAGATGAAAAAGAGTTGAATCAGCAGAGGGGTATTTCTGATTATTTCCAGATAGATACGGGCAATGGCTTTCGCGGTGAATGAACCGGATAAGCGCATAATTGCAGTTCCCAGTCCGATGATGAAGGTCAGCACAAAACTTAACCCCGTTATCTCAAGGGTAACGCCAAGTCCTTCCAATAACGGTCCGGGAATAAACTTCCCTTCGTTTAAGCTGAAAAAAAAGCCCGGAACCCGAAACCACTGCCAGTTATAGCCAAGTGATTCCGTGCCCTTATATAAAAGGTAGCAGAAACAACTTATAATTAAACAGAAGAGCAGAGAGTCAAAAAGGAATTTTTTATTATCGGCTTTAAATTGTCGGCCGTCAGAATCAAACATACTACTCAAATACTATGAAATTAGACACAAATCCAGAAGGTTATTCAATTTGCCAAGTCAATGGCAATTTGGATGAATTGCTGGTGTTTTTTTACTGCATTATATGAATTTAATTTTGAATCAGCTTTCTTTTGTTGTTATTTTGTGTATAAATGTGTTTCGTTTCCTGTTTTGAATCCAGCTGACAATAACTTAGTTGGGCGTTTAAGTAACGGAGGAGATATGAATAGGGAAATAGTCAAGTTTGTACAAAAGAGATTGAACGAAGACGGATTTAACCTTGCTTGTGACGGTATTGCAGGCCCTAAAACCATGGAAGCTTTGCGTAGTTTTGCAGTCATCGGGCATGACTGGACCCGGCGCGAATGTCTTGCCGGATATTTGCAGATGCTGATGGGAAAAGTTTCCAGTCCGGTAGTAATTAATGGCCGGTGGACTGATGAAACAGATGCAATGTACCGTAAACTTAAATTTCATTTCGATTCTGCGGACGGTACTGCTCATGGTCCACTTAAATGGCCTTCGCAAAGTGAAGAAGATTTATATAAATTCTATGGCAAAGTCGGCCAAAACCAAGTCCGGCTCCATCTTCCGTATCCGCATATTCTGGCATGGAATCCCGACAAAGTCGTTAATTCATATTTCTGCCATGAAAAAGTTCATGACAGCCTTGAGCGCGTGCTGCATAGGGTATTCGAGCATTATGGATATGACCGCATCCGAGAGTTAAACCTCGATAAATGGGGCGGTTGTTTAAATGTGCGCAGAATAAGGCAGGGCAGCCGTTTCTCAACACATAGTTGGGGTATTGCGGTTG contains the following coding sequences:
- a CDS encoding ABC transporter ATP-binding protein; the protein is MPKGGKYSYLKNKHLIKRCLSYFGPYKFKIFIAFVSMAIVAAATAATAYLIQPAMDDIFINKDREALKLVPIAFVLVMLIKGVFRFLQTYLMNSTGLLVLERLRNDLFNKIICLPMNFFEESQVGMLMSRILNDVIEIRASLPSFIMMIREACTIICLIGLVFYRDPYLAAFAVLVLPLAIFPFFYFGRKLRKLGRKNQSKISDINALLQESFSGVKVIKAFANEKRETGKFKEENGRLVRIAIKEVLNSELSSRIMEIVGAIGIGLVLWYGGSQVIEGHSTPGTFFSFIAALVMLYEPIKKMNTSNHTIQRALAGAERVFEILDSPKINVEQGGSVEWEQDFKKLEIKDLTFSYPSSEKTVLDNINLDVEAGQKIAIVGPSGSGKTTLVNLIPRFYDATEGSIAINGRAVSEYTLKSLRLNIGMVSQETFLFNASVRDNIAYVSQDASIEDVQQSAKNAYAHEFVEKLSEGYETMVGERGVRLSGGQKQRLTIARALLKNPPLLILDEATSALDTEAERIVQMALENLMKDRTSIVIAHRLSTVLSADVIVVMEKGKIVSKGSHKKLLEKCPLYIKLYNMQFQDNA
- a CDS encoding lysophospholipid acyltransferase family protein, whose translation is MKIKIDPVIFAPQVAFLYRWWVRSMRFDIRGYENIIEPHKQGKPLMLALWHNELFSLIGLGFLEKLPLVTMASDSKDGQIITEVLERIGYEVARGSSTRGGLKAMLGVARIMRKKGKIGAITMDGPKGPRHEVKSGILAIAQKTGASIIPMRAYPSKPVVFEKSWDKFELPKPFMPCKVLLGEPFEVTSQKLDEEILASEARRLEAIMASMTLD
- a CDS encoding methyl-accepting chemotaxis protein; its protein translation is MSLKLKLITFCVAIGLIPLIVVGTLSVNMASNALSSQAFGQLESVRDAKKKNLQDLVNKWFHEVKLFSNVKEVYNAVGLIGEYALEYEIPGQPLDVASDEYKEVHQYAATPFIPFVETLGYDDAILINDYGRVLFSIKKEKDLGADLKKGKYKNTNLARAFEEAVKGQIVFADFEPYAPMGGAPIAFICAPVRSHAGDIQGVVALRIPLKEINSIMTLRTGMGKTGESYLVGPDLLMRSDSELNPDRSVSSSFKNKKNVESKAVKLALEGKSDTDIIEDVNNTDQLVAYTPLEIGKTRWALISEIHKEEAFEAVTTLRTFALIISGITAILVVLVTLVFLRKSILGPLERIEIFVTSIAGGDFKANLEGKFKSEIKKLADGIQVMVAELKNKLGFSQGMLDGMTVPCLISDTEANISYINQPLCELLESGKSCESWIGRPVKDLLQAPPGEKGILTRCLDERHPIVNIERRLKTKKDNYRDVRIDAAPLYDLDNELIGGFAIIIDLSDMKAKEEQINDQHKVMVEITEKAQSISKYLTKGASEIETQVDQVSSNTEKQFDRIEYSSQAITEMNQTLLNSVTNAENATDQAKQTRAHAEDGMQTMTETSVAIDQLQALSDTVKANMHQLGEQSQSIGGIIGVINDIADQTNLLALNAAIEAARAGEAGRGFAVVADEVRKLAEKTMQSTREVEEAIKAIQESAQSNIENTDQTVEAVEHASNLVEKSVQAFQEISGMSVDTATEIEKIAQATDQQSEAHDQIHKSVEDLKMLAGDTKSDMQESAKSITSLARTAQELEKLIERLSNAAGI
- a CDS encoding HD-GYP domain-containing protein — encoded protein: MRKIINYLDKKKEHDNNVASMTVHQFAESLGNAIDAKDHYTCSHSEEVAVVAQALGVQLGLNDQECELLHIAGHLHDIGKIGLPDSILKKEGRLTLEEYEIVKKHPAMGAEIVKPVATVSGLNRIPGMILHHHERFDGAGYPYALKGERIPFGARVIAVADTLSAMASNRPYRKAIEFNRIIDEIQACSGTQFDPVVVEAFMGITDQVRNYFLQGSIFGEGPDPRSICVAEQSVLVHQ
- a CDS encoding amino acid ABC transporter permease, coding for MFDSQNKISSRDILLLTCIMGGVLFTFWHLAQGLNYNWDWSVIPDYIARYDSNSGDWRAGMLTQGLLVTLRLSLWSILLALVAGTIMGMWRVSPRPLLRMISSSYVGLVRNIPPLVLIFIFYFFLGDQIMQATGITELSYSLDDSTSPILTTLFGPVEQLPAFLSGVLTMALFEGAYITEIVRAGIESIDQEQWEASAALGFNRRNQLVHIILPQAFSRSLPPLAGQFISTIKDSSIVSVISIQELTFAGQELMSATYRTFEIWSLVIIMYFILTFPCSIGVRKLEIKMNSHNGTHH
- a CDS encoding transporter substrate-binding domain-containing protein codes for the protein MKLWRNLSVSVAVAILAISLAFPALADDIGRDYSKGDTFGKILQRKSLNVGISIFEPWVMKDQNGEYIGFEIDVAKRLASDMGVQVNFVETDWDTIIPDLIANKFDIIICGMNMTPERILKVNFSDPYEFNSMSIVANKDVKTGKMTRADYNNANVGLPHLSALEDFNSPKIRIGVRRGTTAEDAVKNYTPKAKAVVFENEATSIQALLNGEVSCLMLSQPLPKMLAEKYPKKLYLALPSGFAREPSGFVVRKGDHDFLTYLNNWIRICDSNGWLKTRYHYWFKSSPWKLR
- a CDS encoding transporter substrate-binding domain-containing protein; translation: MTLWRTVTVGITTAILIMGLSSAVWAGDARQNLSQDSTLEKVLKRETLRVGFSTFKPWAMKGKNGEFIGFEIDVAKRLASDMGVKVRFIPTKWDGIIPALLTGKFDIIIGGMGITPKRNLKVNFSDPYEFSGMSIVANKDVAAGKSSLADFNNAETRVSVRLGTTAEKAAKNFLPKAKILKFNDEAASIQELLNGKAACLVASNPLPETLAKKYPGKLYLPLQADFTSEPIGFAVRKGDPDFLNYLNNWIRVCNSEGWLEARYNYWFKTEDWKSQVE
- a CDS encoding amino acid ABC transporter permease; the encoded protein is MEGLGVTLEITGLSFVLTFIIGLGTAIMRLSGSFTAKAIARIYLEIIRNTPLLIQLFFIYFVAAPIIGINGFWASVIALSLFEGAYASEIFRAGITSIDRGQWEAAFSLGGDKKFAYINVILPQAVPRIAPPLAGQAIALVKDSALVSTVAIYDLTMQGQSIISETFLTFEIWFIVAAVYLSITLLLSWVLDKTARKFKSEW